From Chloroflexota bacterium, a single genomic window includes:
- a CDS encoding phage major capsid protein produces the protein MVQRGVIETILEESPMLRVMPFLEVEGNSFKFTQENTLGGASFYPVNGVWSEAAATFTQKTVNLAILGGDADVDNFVQRARSNVNDQRAIQTMLKAKDVARKWEQTVISGDATADPNAFDGLKVLYPSTGSSGQVLTPAAAGGSLTLALLDQLIDLVKGGKPDVLLMSKRTRRKLKGLLSASTHYVETGESSFGRQVLLYDGIPVLVSDFISDAEAADNGSGSTFSSIYAIHFSPADGLVGLTNGGVEAIDVGPLETKDASRVRIRWYVGMAVLRDSAIARMNGVSAS, from the coding sequence ATGGTGCAGCGCGGAGTGATCGAGACGATCCTCGAAGAGAGCCCGATGCTGCGGGTGATGCCGTTCCTGGAGGTGGAGGGGAACAGCTTCAAGTTCACGCAGGAGAACACGCTCGGCGGGGCGTCGTTCTACCCGGTCAACGGGGTCTGGTCGGAGGCGGCGGCCACGTTCACGCAGAAGACGGTGAACCTGGCGATCCTCGGCGGCGATGCCGACGTGGACAATTTCGTGCAGCGGGCGCGCTCGAACGTCAACGACCAGCGCGCCATCCAGACGATGCTCAAGGCGAAGGACGTGGCCCGCAAGTGGGAGCAGACGGTCATCTCGGGCGATGCCACGGCCGACCCGAACGCCTTCGACGGCTTGAAGGTCTTGTACCCGAGCACCGGTTCGAGCGGGCAGGTGCTGACGCCGGCCGCTGCCGGCGGATCCTTGACGCTGGCGCTGCTCGACCAACTGATCGATCTCGTCAAGGGCGGCAAGCCGGACGTGCTGCTGATGAGCAAGCGGACGCGCCGTAAGCTGAAGGGCCTGCTCTCGGCCTCGACGCACTACGTGGAGACGGGCGAGTCGAGCTTCGGGCGGCAGGTGTTGCTGTACGACGGCATCCCGGTGCTCGTCTCGGACTTCATCTCCGACGCGGAGGCAGCTGACAACGGCTCGGGCAGCACCTTCTCCTCGATCTACGCGATCCACTTCAGCCCGGCTGATGGACTGGTGGGACTGACGAACGGCGGCGTCGAGGCGATTGACGTGGGGCCGCTGGAGACGAAGGACGCGAGCCGGGTGCGGATTCGCTGGTACGTGGGGATGGCGGTCCTGCGGGACTCGGCCATCGCCCGGATGAACGGCGTCAGCGCCAGTTGA
- a CDS encoding phage portal protein: protein MVIQLQAGVTPAGDAVDRLRSVAGARLRRYRQYQEFYEGRHFERARNGRSNLVLNYARVVVDKGIAYLLGRGVGFSVLPAHEASARERRRAEAAEQLLYDVGWQNDVEGVDLQVAQNAAVLGDGVYKVVWEPATERVRILSVDPRTFFATWAGDDPATLRRVEVAYSLAAEDLALGGYGLTASEAEGLCGSDGVAEVVERWTPAELQVTVGRTVTRQGPNPYGAIPFVHVPNLPLANESWGQSDLVDVIPINREIDERVSDQADVIRFHADPPIVFRGVTDHADLAVGPGTVWDIPSDADVKLLEWQGQAVAVGEHIERLYRTLYEVTETPRAAFGDSGRLLSGVALETELRPIVQRTLRKRAWWTRALRQRTRLVLRLARQFGVGRLGVSAPASVPVSGRLDGPQRGADDDRVRVLWPPMLPKDDVAEVQNQVRLVAAGLRSHRTAMDDLGTESPEEELARVQADRAALGERSDLSPRPSLRRGEGARGDAP, encoded by the coding sequence GTGGTGATCCAGCTCCAGGCGGGGGTGACCCCGGCCGGCGATGCGGTGGACCGGCTGCGGTCGGTGGCCGGCGCGCGGCTGCGGCGATATCGCCAGTATCAGGAGTTCTACGAGGGCCGGCACTTCGAGCGGGCGCGCAACGGCCGCTCGAATCTGGTGCTCAACTACGCGCGCGTGGTGGTGGACAAGGGGATCGCGTACCTGCTCGGGCGGGGCGTCGGGTTCTCGGTGCTGCCGGCCCACGAGGCGAGCGCGCGCGAGCGGCGGCGGGCCGAGGCGGCCGAGCAGCTGCTGTACGACGTCGGCTGGCAGAACGACGTCGAGGGCGTCGATCTCCAGGTGGCGCAGAATGCGGCGGTCCTGGGCGATGGCGTCTACAAGGTCGTCTGGGAGCCGGCGACGGAGCGTGTCCGCATCCTGAGCGTGGACCCTCGGACGTTCTTCGCGACGTGGGCCGGCGACGATCCGGCCACGCTGCGGCGCGTCGAGGTGGCGTACAGCCTGGCTGCGGAAGACCTTGCGCTTGGCGGGTACGGCCTGACGGCGAGCGAGGCCGAGGGGCTGTGCGGCTCCGATGGCGTGGCCGAGGTGGTGGAGCGCTGGACGCCGGCCGAGCTGCAGGTGACGGTCGGCCGGACCGTCACGCGGCAGGGGCCGAACCCGTACGGCGCGATCCCGTTCGTGCATGTGCCGAACCTGCCGCTGGCGAACGAGTCGTGGGGCCAGTCCGACCTGGTGGACGTCATCCCGATCAACCGGGAGATCGATGAGCGGGTCTCGGACCAGGCGGATGTGATCCGCTTCCATGCTGACCCGCCCATCGTCTTTCGCGGGGTGACGGATCACGCGGATCTGGCGGTCGGGCCGGGGACGGTCTGGGACATCCCGTCCGACGCCGACGTCAAGCTGCTGGAGTGGCAGGGGCAGGCCGTCGCCGTTGGCGAGCACATCGAGCGGCTGTACCGGACGCTCTACGAGGTGACGGAGACGCCGCGAGCCGCCTTCGGGGACAGCGGTCGGCTGCTCTCCGGGGTGGCGCTGGAGACGGAGCTGCGGCCCATCGTGCAGCGGACGCTGCGGAAGCGGGCGTGGTGGACGCGGGCGCTTCGGCAGCGCACGCGGCTGGTGCTGCGGCTGGCGCGACAGTTCGGGGTGGGCCGGCTGGGCGTGTCCGCGCCGGCGAGCGTGCCCGTGAGCGGGCGGCTGGATGGCCCGCAGCGGGGCGCGGACGACGACCGCGTGCGGGTACTCTGGCCGCCGATGCTCCCGAAGGACGACGTGGCCGAGGTGCAGAACCAGGTCCGGCTGGTGGCAGCCGGGCTACGCAGCCACCGCACGGCGATGGACGACCTGGGGACGGAGAGCCCTGAGGAAGAGCTGGCGCGTGTCCAGGCCGACCGCGCAGCCCTGGGCGAACGATCCGACCTCAGCCCCCGACCTTCTCTCCGGCGCGGAGAGGGGGCGAGAGGAGACGCGCCATGA
- a CDS encoding alpha/beta hydrolase, whose protein sequence is MQTISRDGVRLAYTEQGQGHPPLVFVHGWSCDHRYFARQVEAFSPRHRTVSVDLRGHGVSDAPHQDYTMAGFADDVVWLCGQLRVEKPIIVGHSMGAVVALEIAAHYPDVPAGIIMVDGGTRTIATPAGTDPTAALAQVMRDDPDPAPIREAIDGMFLPASDLELRAWITEAMLSRPRHVMASAWEQLRLVNGVESAKACKVPVMHIQAAKPKPELARFQELCPQAMLGQTVGAGHFNMLEVPEQVNAMIARFLALLPKAERRR, encoded by the coding sequence ATGCAGACGATCTCGCGGGACGGCGTGCGGCTGGCGTACACGGAGCAGGGGCAGGGCCACCCGCCGCTGGTGTTCGTGCATGGGTGGTCGTGCGATCACCGCTACTTCGCGCGGCAGGTCGAGGCGTTCAGTCCGCGGCATCGGACGGTGTCCGTAGACCTGCGTGGGCACGGGGTCAGCGATGCGCCGCACCAGGACTACACGATGGCCGGCTTCGCGGATGACGTGGTCTGGCTGTGCGGGCAACTGCGCGTCGAGAAGCCGATCATCGTCGGGCACAGTATGGGCGCGGTGGTGGCGCTGGAGATCGCCGCGCACTACCCGGACGTGCCGGCCGGCATCATCATGGTGGACGGCGGCACGCGGACCATCGCCACGCCGGCCGGCACCGATCCGACAGCCGCCCTGGCCCAGGTGATGCGCGACGACCCCGATCCCGCGCCGATCCGCGAGGCCATCGACGGCATGTTCCTCCCCGCGAGCGACCTGGAGCTGCGGGCCTGGATCACCGAGGCGATGCTCTCCCGACCGCGACACGTCATGGCCTCAGCCTGGGAGCAGCTGCGGCTGGTCAACGGGGTCGAGTCCGCGAAAGCGTGCAAGGTGCCGGTCATGCACATCCAGGCGGCGAAGCCGAAGCCGGAGCTCGCGCGGTTCCAGGAGCTGTGCCCGCAGGCGATGCTCGGGCAGACGGTCGGCGCGGGTCACTTCAACATGCTGGAAGTGCCGGAGCAGGTCAACGCGATGATCGCGCGGTTCCTGGCGCTGCTGCCGAAGGCAGAACGGCGCCGTTGA
- a CDS encoding B12-binding domain-containing radical SAM protein has protein sequence MRVKMILPALTEARSPFFRPIKYSLFPPLGLAQLAAYFGPDDEIRLQDEHVETLDLDDSPDLVVIQVYITSAYRSYQLADHYRARGAYVCLGGLHVTSLPDEAAAHADTIFLGPGEDTWPQFLADYRAGRPGPRYQSTVRTLIGAPPFRRDLIKRHLYLVPNSIVVSRGCPHACDFCYKEAFFEGGTSFYTLAVDDALAEIDRLPGKHLYFLDDHLFGHPRFAAALFEGMKGMGRLWQAAGTVKSVLQPDLLEKAVACGLRSLFVGFETLSPANLQEHHKYQNLDRDYSAAIRRLHDLGVMVNGSFVFGMDGDDPSVFERTVDWAIGQGIETATFHILTPYPGTGLHRRMQAEGRITSENWDRYDTRHVVYRPARLTPEELEAGYWRAYRDFYRWGSIFRGAATKDRWLDRARHVAYAGGWKKLEPMWDAIIRAKRATGMLPVLESVLSGFGQYRAGRETPVHFPSPPTPLPQGERGVATGTPPPTPLPQGERGVATGMPPGPPPGTPPPTPLPQGERGVATVRSVPPARRSGGPTGLGSEGASEHLPLELTVAAAPAGEGRPTFVPLALAIDLGMTDPVGTIKTRSVLLGTSGMVQPRISPTAPARAASKPVAGRGRRLIRGPWTAPTIPPMDAPAARKPAARGSATPPPPGRPKLTLLPGLPD, from the coding sequence GTGCGCGTGAAGATGATCCTACCCGCGCTGACCGAGGCCAGGAGCCCGTTCTTCCGGCCGATCAAGTACTCGCTGTTCCCGCCGCTGGGGCTGGCGCAGCTTGCGGCGTACTTTGGCCCAGACGACGAGATCAGGTTGCAGGATGAGCACGTCGAGACGCTCGACCTGGACGACTCGCCAGACCTTGTGGTGATCCAGGTGTACATCACCTCGGCGTACCGCTCGTATCAACTGGCGGATCACTACCGGGCGCGCGGGGCGTACGTCTGCCTGGGAGGGTTGCACGTCACGTCGCTGCCCGACGAGGCGGCCGCTCACGCCGACACGATCTTCCTCGGCCCGGGCGAGGACACCTGGCCGCAGTTCCTGGCCGACTATCGGGCAGGGCGGCCGGGGCCACGGTACCAGTCTACGGTGCGGACGCTGATCGGCGCGCCGCCGTTTCGCCGCGACCTGATCAAGCGACATCTCTATCTGGTGCCGAACTCGATTGTGGTCTCCAGAGGGTGCCCGCACGCCTGCGACTTCTGCTACAAGGAGGCCTTCTTCGAGGGGGGCACGTCGTTCTACACGCTGGCCGTGGACGACGCCCTGGCGGAGATCGACCGGCTGCCGGGCAAGCACCTGTACTTCCTGGACGATCATCTCTTCGGCCATCCTCGGTTTGCAGCCGCCCTGTTCGAGGGCATGAAGGGGATGGGCAGGCTGTGGCAGGCGGCCGGGACCGTCAAGTCGGTGTTGCAGCCAGACCTGCTGGAGAAGGCTGTCGCGTGTGGGCTGCGGAGCCTGTTCGTCGGGTTTGAGACGCTCAGCCCGGCCAACCTCCAGGAGCACCATAAGTATCAGAACCTGGATCGCGACTACTCGGCGGCGATCCGGCGGCTGCACGACCTGGGGGTGATGGTCAACGGCAGCTTCGTGTTCGGGATGGACGGCGACGACCCGTCGGTGTTCGAGCGGACGGTTGACTGGGCCATCGGGCAGGGCATCGAGACGGCGACCTTCCACATCCTGACGCCGTACCCCGGCACGGGCCTGCACAGGCGGATGCAGGCCGAGGGACGGATCACCTCCGAGAACTGGGACCGGTACGACACGCGCCACGTGGTGTACCGGCCGGCCCGCCTGACGCCTGAGGAGCTGGAGGCGGGGTACTGGCGGGCCTACCGCGACTTCTACCGTTGGGGCTCGATCTTCCGGGGGGCGGCCACGAAGGATCGCTGGCTGGACCGGGCGCGGCACGTAGCGTACGCGGGCGGCTGGAAGAAGTTGGAGCCGATGTGGGACGCGATCATCCGCGCGAAACGGGCGACAGGGATGCTGCCAGTGCTGGAATCGGTGCTGAGCGGGTTCGGGCAGTACCGGGCGGGCCGCGAGACGCCGGTGCATTTCCCCTCACCCCCGACCCCTCTCCCTCAAGGGGAGAGGGGAGTTGCGACAGGGACGCCGCCTCCGACCCCTCTCCCTCAAGGAGAGAGGGGAGTTGCGACAGGGATGCCGCCTGGGCCGCCGCCAGGGACGCCGCCCCCGACCCCTCTCCCTCAGGGGGAGAGGGGGGTTGCGACCGTCCGTTCCGTGCCTCCCGCGCGCAGGTCAGGTGGCCCGACCGGGTTGGGGAGTGAGGGGGCCTCTGAACATCTGCCACTGGAACTGACGGTTGCTGCTGCGCCGGCTGGCGAGGGCCGGCCGACGTTCGTGCCGCTGGCGCTGGCGATCGACCTGGGGATGACGGACCCGGTCGGGACGATCAAAACGCGGAGCGTGCTGCTGGGGACGTCAGGCATGGTGCAGCCGCGCATCTCGCCGACAGCGCCGGCGCGTGCTGCCAGCAAGCCGGTGGCCGGGCGCGGAAGGCGGCTGATTCGCGGCCCGTGGACGGCCCCGACGATCCCGCCGATGGACGCGCCGGCGGCTCGAAAGCCAGCGGCCCGAGGGTCTGCGACGCCACCGCCGCCGGGGCGCCCGAAGCTGACGCTGCTGCCGGGTCTGCCGGACTGA
- a CDS encoding response regulator transcription factor: MGSGCQVSGEESSPSCHASLGKGGRSTVLRLLLVEDNARLRPALAAGLAATGAITVVGQTASGEDALDLGLETRPDAVLMDVQLAGPTDGIAAAMALRRELPRLPVIFYSIQDDDAYFRAFRRAGILTHYAYIRKSNYLLPEMLLPLLHDAVAGLGFVDPEIATRVEEVQRKDAGDPLALLEPNEQTVARLLAQGLSNEQIAARLGFRDKRTISRTNGQIYAAWGLAESTTDEKIARARAIIIMQAGRLLRWDDAGQTYALDERGEWQPRE, translated from the coding sequence ATGGGTTCTGGGTGTCAGGTTTCGGGGGAAGAGAGCAGCCCAAGCTGTCATGCATCATTGGGCAAAGGTGGGAGAAGCACGGTGCTGAGGCTGCTGCTCGTCGAGGACAACGCCCGCCTGCGGCCAGCCCTGGCAGCCGGCCTCGCGGCCACGGGCGCCATCACCGTCGTCGGCCAGACTGCCAGCGGCGAGGACGCCCTCGATCTCGGGCTGGAGACCCGCCCAGACGCCGTGCTGATGGACGTGCAGTTGGCCGGCCCGACCGACGGCATCGCCGCCGCCATGGCCCTGCGCCGCGAGCTGCCGCGCCTGCCCGTCATCTTCTACTCGATCCAGGATGACGACGCCTACTTCCGGGCGTTCCGGCGGGCGGGCATCCTCACCCACTACGCCTACATCCGCAAGTCCAACTACCTGCTGCCCGAGATGCTCCTGCCCCTGCTGCACGACGCCGTCGCCGGCCTCGGCTTCGTGGACCCCGAGATCGCGACCCGCGTCGAAGAGGTCCAGCGCAAAGATGCCGGCGACCCCCTCGCGTTGCTGGAGCCAAACGAGCAGACGGTCGCCCGGCTGCTGGCGCAGGGCCTCAGCAACGAGCAGATCGCCGCGCGCCTCGGCTTCCGCGACAAGCGCACCATCAGCCGCACCAACGGCCAGATCTACGCCGCCTGGGGCCTCGCCGAGAGCACCACCGACGAGAAGATCGCCCGCGCCCGCGCCATCATCATCATGCAGGCTGGCCGGCTGCTGCGCTGGGACGACGCCGGCCAGACCTACGCGCTGGACGAGCGTGGCGAGTGGCAACCTCGTGAGTAG
- a CDS encoding ATP-binding protein, translating into MLSGIPQADPLLAGLSWAARALAFFNVLVLLWLGLTVLLNAERRPPGAWLAGGGLLLGGVCSILRAAAQATLPGESLLADPVAAVPPDLWWRLSWLPFAGAAYLWSVVLSWYAGRLHRDRDRLSVAGLSLLGLWTLLQLVTARPADASLATALPIGGLSVPSAPGDGYIALAAYLTFSGLCILYGLRALYRPLSRDRFMGELAARRARPWLTMTSLVAFALSVVVGIGVAGVPLLTPLLVDLLGGLLLAAHVALMGQAIVSYEVFTGKVLPRRGLARYWRSALILAGGFGGVMAVSLGLPLDQSYRLTLALVVVAVFYALLSWRSFVERERSLEQLRPFVASEHLLADLVAPASGPRSPWEQAEVRSPPATNERAGMRERAAREAARPDPFVALCNDLLGARVGYLVPLGPQAELAGGPISAPPSAPPPDARLLAKLAAQIAVGRPLCLPIDPAQHNGAAWAVALWSERGLVGLLLLGEKQDGSLYTQEELEIARAAGERLLDARAARELARRLLLVQRTRLADDYLQDVRVRRALHDDVLPLLHTALLTLSAQPASAPTPDAVESPAALLVDAHRRIAALLAELPPVLALDATRGGLLGALRRLVADHGAALDGVEWQLDPAGEAALATLPPLTAEVVFGAVREAIRNAVRHGRAGAVARPLHVWIAVQHAPPDLLIRIQDDGVGVAPDGPPLAAPNLAATAGSGQGLLLHSTLVTVLGGSLTVESGPGQGARVTIRMPATPSAPTAAD; encoded by the coding sequence ATGCTTTCCGGCATCCCGCAGGCAGATCCGCTGCTGGCCGGCCTCAGCTGGGCCGCCCGCGCCCTGGCGTTCTTCAACGTCCTGGTGCTCCTCTGGCTCGGCCTGACCGTCCTCCTCAACGCCGAGCGCCGCCCGCCCGGCGCCTGGCTGGCCGGCGGCGGCCTCCTGCTCGGCGGCGTCTGCTCCATCCTCCGCGCCGCCGCCCAGGCCACGCTTCCCGGCGAATCCCTCCTGGCAGACCCCGTCGCCGCTGTACCGCCAGACCTCTGGTGGCGTCTGAGCTGGCTGCCGTTCGCGGGGGCGGCCTACCTCTGGTCGGTCGTGCTCTCCTGGTACGCTGGCCGCCTCCACCGAGATCGCGACCGCCTCAGCGTCGCTGGTCTGTCCCTGCTCGGCCTCTGGACCCTCCTGCAACTGGTGACCGCGCGGCCGGCGGACGCCAGCCTTGCCACCGCCCTGCCCATCGGCGGGCTGTCCGTCCCGTCCGCGCCCGGCGATGGGTATATCGCCCTGGCCGCCTACCTGACGTTCAGCGGACTCTGCATCCTGTACGGCTTGCGCGCGCTCTACCGCCCCCTCAGCCGAGACCGTTTCATGGGCGAGCTTGCCGCCCGCCGCGCGCGCCCCTGGCTCACCATGACCTCGCTGGTGGCGTTCGCCCTGAGCGTGGTCGTGGGGATCGGCGTGGCCGGCGTCCCCCTGCTCACCCCGCTGCTGGTGGACCTCCTCGGCGGGCTGCTGCTGGCCGCGCACGTCGCGCTCATGGGACAGGCCATCGTCTCCTACGAAGTGTTCACCGGCAAGGTGCTGCCCCGGCGTGGACTGGCTCGCTACTGGCGCAGCGCCCTGATCCTGGCGGGCGGCTTCGGCGGCGTGATGGCGGTCAGCCTCGGCCTGCCGCTCGACCAGTCGTACCGGCTCACCCTGGCGCTCGTGGTCGTGGCCGTGTTCTACGCCCTCCTGAGCTGGCGGTCGTTCGTGGAACGTGAGCGCAGCCTGGAGCAGCTCCGGCCGTTCGTCGCCAGCGAGCACCTGCTCGCAGACCTCGTGGCCCCCGCATCCGGCCCCCGCTCCCCCTGGGAGCAGGCAGAGGTGAGGTCTCCGCCGGCGACGAACGAGAGAGCTGGGATGAGAGAACGGGCGGCGCGAGAGGCCGCGCGCCCCGATCCATTCGTCGCCCTCTGCAACGATCTCCTCGGCGCGCGCGTCGGCTACCTCGTCCCGCTTGGCCCCCAGGCCGAGCTGGCCGGCGGCCCGATCAGCGCCCCACCATCCGCACCCCCTCCAGACGCACGCCTGCTCGCGAAGCTGGCTGCCCAGATCGCCGTCGGCCGGCCGCTCTGCCTGCCGATCGATCCAGCCCAGCACAACGGCGCAGCCTGGGCCGTCGCCCTCTGGAGCGAGCGCGGCCTTGTCGGCCTGCTCCTGCTCGGCGAGAAGCAAGACGGCAGCCTCTACACCCAGGAAGAGCTGGAGATCGCCCGCGCGGCCGGCGAGCGACTGCTAGACGCTCGCGCCGCCCGCGAGCTTGCCCGCCGCCTGCTCCTCGTGCAGCGCACCCGCCTCGCCGACGACTATCTCCAGGACGTCCGCGTCCGCCGCGCCCTCCACGACGACGTGCTGCCACTGCTGCACACCGCCCTGCTGACGCTGAGCGCCCAGCCGGCCAGCGCACCAACGCCAGACGCCGTCGAGTCCCCGGCCGCCCTCCTGGTGGACGCCCACCGGCGCATCGCCGCGCTCCTGGCCGAGCTGCCGCCGGTCCTCGCCCTTGATGCGACGCGAGGCGGCCTGCTCGGAGCGCTGCGCCGACTGGTCGCCGACCACGGCGCGGCGCTCGACGGCGTCGAGTGGCAGCTTGACCCCGCCGGCGAGGCCGCCCTCGCCACCCTGCCCCCGCTCACCGCCGAGGTCGTGTTCGGGGCCGTCCGCGAGGCGATCCGGAACGCCGTCCGCCACGGACGCGCCGGAGCGGTCGCCCGACCGCTGCACGTCTGGATCGCCGTCCAGCATGCGCCGCCAGACCTCCTGATCCGGATCCAGGATGACGGCGTCGGCGTCGCGCCGGATGGTCCGCCCCTCGCCGCACCCAATCTCGCCGCCACGGCCGGCAGCGGCCAGGGGCTGCTGCTGCACAGCACCCTGGTCACCGTCCTCGGCGGCTCCCTGACCGTCGAGAGTGGCCCCGGCCAGGGCGCGCGCGTCACCATCCGGATGCCGGCCACTCCGTCAGCACCCACCGCAGCCGACTGA